Proteins encoded by one window of Maniola hyperantus unplaced genomic scaffold, iAphHyp1.2, whole genome shotgun sequence:
- the LOC138404668 gene encoding uncharacterized protein, which translates to MTTELNVLHGKLKYLKEYVVKLGTKRNTELAYKKFQEAESIYQQSLKICFELEKQKLTISTSDKIVNNLVFEEIESFYRDIESLVTFRPKSNTERSKIAMASFDIKTAIALLPVMTGQDAIKLYSSMISEVSKPTLIEFVLKTRLSASGKLRLKSSYASTDDLIADMKKFLIQKKSAVALHTQLLRTNQGNKTIESFGTELEELFVNLTLAQADGNDDNFQILRPINEKIAIKRFADGLSDTRLSTIVASRQFDSLPEAIRTAIDEQLQSQQTYDVMTVGHRTKNYYNRGNRRGFNNTRYNRYPNPEQVDENNTAENDNVNSQPEDNFFRS; encoded by the exons ATGACTACCGAATTAAATGTATTACatggaaaattaaaatatttaaaggagTATGTTGTTAAATTAGGAACGAAAAGAAacacagaattagcttacaaaAAATTTCAAGAAGCAGAATCAATATATCAACAGAGCCTTAAAATTTGCTTTGAGTTAGAAAAACAAAAGTTAACAATTAGCACATCCgataaaatagtaaataatcTAGTCTTTGAGGAAATAGAGTCCTTTTACCGGGATATAGAAAGCTTAGTTACATTTAGACCAAAATCAAACACAGAGAGATCAAAAATCGCAATGGCTTCATTTGACATAAAAACAGCTATCGCCTTGTTACCTGTGATGACAGGCCAAGACGCCATAAAACTCTACAGTTCCATGATTTCCGAAGTAAGTAAACCCACCCTCATAGAATTTGTCTTAAAAACTAGGCTTTCCGCGAGCGGTAAACTAAGATTAAAATCGTCGTACGCTTCTACAGATGACTTAATTGCGGATATGAAAAAGTttcttatacaaaaaaaatctgctgttGCCTTGCATACACAGCTATTACGGACAAATCAAGGCAACAAAACAATCGAGTCTTTCGGTACTGAGCTCGAGGAACTTTTTGTAAATCTTACGTTAGCGCAAGCAGACGGAAACGACGACAATTTCCAGATACTAAGGCCAATTAATGAAAAGATAGCGATAAAACGCTTTGCGGATGGGTTGTCGGATACTAGGCTCAGCACTATTGTCGCCTCTCGGCAGTTTGACTCGTTGCCGGAGGCTATCAGAACTGCAATTGATGAGCAATTACAATCCCAACAAACTTATGACGTCATGACTGTAGGACATCgaacaaaaaattattataatcgtgGAAATCGTAGAGGTTTTAACAACACGCGTTACAATAGATATCCCAACCCAG AACAGGTGGATGAAAACAATACTGCTGAAAATGATAATGTAAATTCGCAACCAGAAgataatttttttcgttcctaA